Part of the Candidatus Limnocylindria bacterium genome, CGCAGATCGCGGTAGTTGGCCTGGCCGATCGGTCGGCCCTCGTATTCGATCGCGAACACGACGCCGCGGTTCTCGCCGATGACGTCCATCCATTTGCGCGCGGCGTCGTTGTCCGCGAAGCGACCCGGCCGCCGTCCCCACTGGAACCAGGCGAAGTCCGGGTCGTTCGCCCAGCGCACGAGGTGCGGCGCGTCGGCCTGTGTCATCGGTCGCAGCGTGACGCGCTGGCCACGGAGCGTCGGCGCGATCGCCTGTGTCGTTGTCATGCCATCGCGTCGCCCGCACTCGGCTCATGCGCGGCGAAGTCCGCCGGGAGAGCCTTGGTGTCGCGCTCCTTCTTGATGCGCTCGATGAAGTCGTCGAACGCGACGCCCCGATCTTCGTCGCGCGATCCGCGGCGCCGCACCGACACCGTCCCGGCGGCAGCCTCCTTGTCCCCGACGACGAGCATGTAATTCGCTCTGCGGTGCTGCGCTTCCTTGACGCGGTTGCGGAGATCGCCCGCCTGAGAGTCGAGGTGGACGCGGAAGCCGCCGGCGCGGAGCTTCGCGGTGATCTCACGCGCGTACTCGAGCGCCGTCTCGCGGACCGGGATCACCGCCACTTGTTCCCACGCGAGCCAGAGCGGGAAGTTTCCGGCGTAGTGCTCGATGAGACCACCGACGAAGCGCTCGAGGCTGCCGAACAGCACGCGGTGGATCATCACCGCGCGCTCGCGCTGGCCCCTGTCGTTCACGTACGTGACGTCGAAGCGCTCGGGCAGGTTGAGGTCGATCTGCACCGTGGCGCCCTGCCACTCGCGACCGATGGCGTCGTGCACCTTGATGTCGATCTTCGGCGCGTAGAAGACGCCGCCGCCTTCGTCGATCTTGTAGGGGACCTCGCGGATACCGAGGGCGGTCTTGAGGGCGTCCTCCGCCTTGTCCCAGAGCTCATCCGAGCCGAGCCGTTTCTCTGGTCGGGTGGAGAGGTAGATCGATGGGTCCGTGTATCCGAATACGCTGAGGAACTCGAGCGCGAGATCGAAGACCTTCCCGATCTCCTCCTGTGCCTGCTCCCAGGTGCAGAAGATGTGGGAGTCGTCCTGCGTGAAGCCGCGGACGCGGAGCATCCCGTGGAGCGTGCCGCCGCGCTCGTACCGGTACACCGTGCCGAGCTCGCCGATGCGCATGGGCAGCTCGCGGTACGAGTGGATCTTCGACTGGAACACCTTGATGTGGCCCGGGCAGTTCATCGGCTTGATCCAGAAGTTCTGGGTGCCATCGTCGAGCGCGAGCGGACCGTACATGTTCTCGCCGTACTTCTCGAGGTGCCCCGACCGCTGGTAGATCTTCTCGTGCGCGATGTGCGGCGTGTAGACGAGCGTGTAGCCGCGCTCGTGATGGAT contains:
- the thrS gene encoding threonine--tRNA ligase; the encoded protein is AGAYWRGNERNPQLQRIYGTVWPDQKQLDAYLKRLEEIERRDHRVLGKELELFRVDEELGSGLVLWLPNLSVVREELEAWWRKIHHERGYTLVYTPHIAHEKIYQRSGHLEKYGENMYGPLALDDGTQNFWIKPMNCPGHIKVFQSKIHSYRELPMRIGELGTVYRYERGGTLHGMLRVRGFTQDDSHIFCTWEQAQEEIGKVFDLALEFLSVFGYTDPSIYLSTRPEKRLGSDELWDKAEDALKTALGIREVPYKIDEGGGVFYAPKIDIKVHDAIGREWQGATVQIDLNLPERFDVTYVNDRGQRERAVMIHRVLFGSLERFVGGLIEHYAGNFPLWLAWEQVAVIPVRETALEYAREITAKLRAGGFRVHLDSQAGDLRNRVKEAQHRRANYMLVVGDKEAAAGTVSVRRRGSRDEDRGVAFDDFIERIKKERDTKALPADFAAHEPSAGDAMA